In a genomic window of Phaenicophaeus curvirostris isolate KB17595 chromosome Z, BPBGC_Pcur_1.0, whole genome shotgun sequence:
- the WDR41 gene encoding WD repeat-containing protein 41: MLRWLIGGGREPQGLAEKSSVQTIGEEQIQNPYTELLVLKGHQDIVRFLVQIDDFRFASAGDDGIIFLWNAQTGEKLFELHGHTHKITAIAPFSSSDACELKNHLILSASADRTVIVWDCSTGRQVQKVSCFHSTVKCLTVLQRLDVWLSGGSDLCVWNRKLDLLCKTSHLTDAGISALAELPKNCVAAAVGKELVIFRLIASNNGSEGWNVLEVKRLIDHQDNILSLVSVNDSTFVTGSYVGELIVWDALDWTKQASECNFWDSSVHPDAQPEIKLTQSPNETSVQHLTSDEECVFAAVGKGIYVYNLQMKRVIACQRTAHDSSVLHIEQLPNRQLISCSEDGSVRIWELREKQQLPAEPVSTGFFNMWGFGRANKQANQAAKKMQENTPMYFLELLGDLIGHSSAVQMFLYFGELGLATCSADHLIILWKDGERESRLRSLTLFQKLAQNGDFQLKF, encoded by the exons aAATCATCTGTACAGACAATTGGTGAAGAACAAATACAGAATCCTTACACAGAGCTCCTTGTGTTGAAAGGTCATCAAGATATCGTACGATTTCTAGTGCAAATAGATGATTTCAG gtttgcaTCTGCCGGAGATGATGGAATCATATTCCTGTGGAATGCTCAG actgGAGAAAAACTTTTTGAACTTCatggacacacacacaaaattacAGCTATAGCACCATTTTCTTCATCAGATGCATGTGAATTAAAAAACCATTTGATTTTATCAGCTTCAGCTGATAGAACAGTTATT GTTTGGGACTGCAGTACTGGCAGACAGGTTCAGAAAGTGTCTTGTTTCCATTCTACTGTAAAG TGTTTGACAGTTCTTCAAAGACTGGATGTATGGTTGTCTGGAGGGAGTGATCTATGTGTTTGGAACCGAAAATTAGATCTCTTGTGTAAGACTAGTCATCTTACTGATGCag GTATCAGTGCTTTGGCTGAATTGCCTAAAAATTGTGTGGCAGCAGCTGTTGGCAAAGAGCTAG taatttttagACTGATTGCTTCAAACAACGGGTCCGAAGGCTGGAATGTCCTTGAAGTAAAACGCCTTATTGACCATCAGGATAACATTTTGTCATTAGTCAGTGTCAATG ACTCTACTTTTGTGACGGGTTCTTATGTGGGTGAATTAATAGTTTGGGATGCACTTGACTGGACAAAACAGGCATCTGAGTGCAACTTCTGGGACTCCTCTGTCCATCCAGATGCGCAGCCAGAAATTAAGTTAACCCAAAGCCCAAATGAAACTTCAGTGCAACACTTAACATCTGACGAGGAG tgtgTGTTTGCTGCTGTTGGGAAAGGCATATACGTATATAATCTTCAAATGAAGCGTGTGATTGCCTGCCAGAGAACTGCTCACGACTCCTCTGTACTGCACATTGAGCAGCTTCCAAACAG GCAGCTGATCTCCTGTTCAGAAGATGGCAGTGTGCGCATTTGGGAGCTCcgagaaaagcagcagctgccagctgaACCAGTTTCAACAG GGTTTTTCAATATGTGGGGATTTGGAAGGGCAAACAAGCAGGCAAACCAAGCTGCTAAGAAGATGCAGGAGAATACACCTATGTATTTCTTGGAGCTGCTTGGTGATTTGATAGGTCACTCATCAGCTGTGCAG ATGTTCCTATACTTTGGTGAACTGGGACTAGCTACGTGCTCTGCTGACCACCTCATTATTTTGTGGAAGGATGGTGAACGAGAATCTAGACTCCGCAGTTTAACACTATTTCAAAAATTGGCGCAAAATGGTGATTTTCAGCTCAAATTTTGA